AGAGCAAAATTTCTCAACCAAGTTTATCAAGGACATCGCGATAACAACATGTTCCATCCGCATGTCTTGGACCAGTATTAGCTGGGCGGTAGATGATCAGAATCCGTAACTAACGGCTAATCTGATGCTACATATTCCATTGAGAAGGTAAAATGAGGGTTTCTGGACATACTTTATCTTGTGTCAAACACCAATATACACAACACTTCCACATCATGAGTATGCTAGCAACTTCCATTTTGCCTTTCTACTTTTATTGCTTCATAAGAAATCATCACCTCTTTGAATTTTGCCTCAGCAACCTCTGCCACAAGCAAACGGGGCAGATTATGAGCACATATATACACATAGTGCACATATGGTAGCTTTCCATGAGAGGAGAGAACAAAACGAAGGAACCGTATTACCTTTGTTGTTCTGGTTTTGGTCTGGATGGTACTCCATGGCTTTTCTCCTAAAAGCATTCTGGAATGCACATCACGAAGGAAGTTAGCAAGCAGATATATGGATCCTTCAAAGCTTTACCCGTCTTGCAGGACATAGAACAATGCAAAACAGGCATGAGTTTAATTTTCAGTTGACTTTTGAACACTGAAATTTAAATGTTCCAGAGTTTCAAAAAGAAAGGTGTGGTTCCAGAGTTGCACAACGAAAggagtgacacaaaaacatattttACAGTCATGCCTCAATCATCTAGCTTGGCTATCCTTTCTAAGCAATGGATGATTGTTCTATTAATTTAGACCCATGATGCAAATAAGAGTAATGAACTCAAGCGAATGTTAGCTTTTGAACTTCACAACATTCCTGCTCCCTCATCCAACTTCTATCACTTCACAATTGTGGATAATAATTAAAAGTGTGGTAAAAATTCTTAAGAACGGCAAGCATTTTAGTTACTTTCATGTCTTCACCTATATTAACACAGGGCTATCCTTGCTAAGCAATGGATGATTGTTCTATTAATTTAGACCCATGATGCGAATAAGAGTATGAACTCAAGCGAATGTCAGTTTTTGAACTTCACAACATTCCTGCTCCCTCATCCAACTTCTAtcacttcacaattgcggataatAATTAAAAGTGTGGTAAAAATTCTTAAGAACGGCAAGCATTTTAGTTACTTTCATGCCTTCACCTATATTAACACAGGGCTGGTGCTTAGGTGTTGCAGAATTTGTGGCAGCAGAAGAAAAGTGGTAAAAAATCTTAAGAACGGCAAACATTTTAGGggatgtttggttcctagccaaaCTTTGCCAAGCCAAAGTTTGGTAATTtagtatgtgtttggtttttgccacactttgctatACATGGACCCATATGTCATAAAGTTATTTTTTTTGCcaacttttgccacactttgtggcGTCCAATTTTTTAGCCACACTTTGTGGCTGCCACACATGTCAAACTTTGGCTTGGCAAAATATGGTTGAGAACCAAACACCCCCTTAGTATATTTCATGTCTTCACATGTATTAACGCAAGGCTGGAGCTACAGAACATATAAGAACACCATGATGATATTTTGGCTGAGAATTTCAAAAGTCAAATAAATGACCAGGTACAAGAAGACACACCTTAATTTCAGCATCTGAAAATGGCTCTGATCTTGCCCTATGCAATCAAAGGTAAGAAACTTGGTCATGGGCAGTTTATGAAGAAACTAGATTCCAGGCAACAAGTTATATGCACCAATCATGTTGGTATGGATAAAAAGGCAAATTTAAATAGAACTATCACAAAACAGCTGGTAAGCTAAAACTAAGGACAAGGGTGATAGTTACATGTAACATCGATGTTCGACTTCTACTGGTCACACGATATGTGTGTCAAAGGACCAATGCATCAAAGTGGCTCATAACAACCTTGGATGTCAACAAGGACAACTAGAAAGTATATGAAGTATTTGTGTGATATACCTGCTTAGGCCCAAGACAGAATAATGATGTGACATGCTGCAACTCACAGCTTCTCTGGGTCTCGATCTAAAATTTGCTCTTTGATTAGCATAAGATGATTCTGTGTCCCCATACCAGTCATCCCTTCGAGTATGCTGATTATAGCTTGGATTATGACCATCTCGAGTTCTGTAATCCCGACATTTACTTCTCTCCTTTTTGAACATATCTTGCATGCGCCTGATGCGTTCCTACAGAAAGCACTAGCATTGGTTGATGATTAGTTGAAACATATCAGTAGATAAATACAGCGACTTACGTAGTAGCTCTAAACGCAAGTAAATGGTGCTGTTGATTCACCAATATTTCTTTAAGATCAACAATCTCAACTCGATGGAGTAAATGCTTGAGCAAGTTCATATAACCAGTCTATCAATCTCTAAAGCGAATGATGATCGTACGAAACTAATCTGGATAATTTAGGAACAAGAATTGACGCATTGGAAAAAAAAACTACACTTTTAGCACATTCTGTTTAAATGTAAATTTCCATAAACGCGTTCTTAATCTCATGTGTGCAAACAGGGAACCAACCACTCTCTCCCTCTGATCCTCGTTTGTCTCACGCGCCCTCCGGTAATAGCGCCAGGCATCACCATACCGGTTCGAACCCCGGGGTGCATCTTCCCAGTAGACGTGTTGTTGAGACCTGCTAGACTTCAGTGAAAGGAAACGGTTTTAACAATCTCTCCCAAATGCTGCTTACAACAATCATTTTTTGATTAAAAATGTTAACATTTCAGAATCACAAGATGGGCATTTCCATATACCTGGGTGTAGAACCAGCTAGCCGTCCGGCGCAGTTGACCAACCTGCAGCCTCCCGGACACAGATGCACAATTAGATTCCCAAAGGCATAAATAGCACACAGACTGAGTAGTAAGAGTTCAAGTgaatgatcatttcaatgaattttgGTTTAGTTCAAGGCTGCCCAACTAGGCTATACAGTCTACGGTAAAGCATCGCCGCAGACCCTGCAAACTACCTACGCATCTCGGATTAGAGCTAAAGAAAGACGCAGCAAATGAGAGGGGTGGAGAGAGACTAGAGAGACGTACGGCGGCGGTGGTGACGGTGGCGCCGATGAGGGCGAGGACGAGGATTGCAGCTGGTGTGGAGGCGGGGTCCCTCTCCCGCGCCTCCTTGGGACACGTGGGCCACCGGTGCGCCTCCAGCTCGCCCTCGCGGCGGCCGTCCATGGAATGGAATCGGGTGCGGCGAATTGGGGATCTGTGTCACAAAGTTGGGCGAGGGCTCCTCTGTGATCGGACCACAAGTTCGCCGCGCGGTGTGGAGCGACGgtgaggtggcggtggtggctgcCGATGGCCGGCAGCTCGATTGCAGAGAGGGGGAGGCGCGGTGGAGGAAGGGGACGTGCCCGGCTGAGGCGGATCAGGGTCTACGGGCCAGAACCTCCGGGCTGGAAGGGAGATAGTTGAGCCTAAGCTGCGGGGGTGCTTTACACCGACCAGCGAGGTGCCGCACACCCCCGGGCGTTTTCTGGCCTGGCCCACGATCTTGGTTCCCGCCCGGACTGTTTCTGCTTCCTCCTGAACAATTACTGTTTCTGAAATtcgttcaaaatttgaaaatcatccataattcaaaaaaaaaatcaaattttgTTCAAAATTCGAAATTCGTACATCTTCCAAAATTCTTTctaaatttaaaatttgttcaaattttaaaattcttccagaacttggaaa
This region of Lolium perenne isolate Kyuss_39 chromosome 2, Kyuss_2.0, whole genome shotgun sequence genomic DNA includes:
- the LOC127334008 gene encoding uncharacterized protein yields the protein MDGRREGELEAHRWPTCPKEARERDPASTPAAILVLALIGATVTTAAVGQLRRTASWFYTQSSRSQQHVYWEDAPRGSNRYGDAWRYYRRARETNEDQRERVERIRRMQDMFKKERSKCRDYRTRDGHNPSYNQHTRRDDWYGDTESSYANQRANFRSRPREAVSCSMSHHYSVLGLSRARSEPFSDAEIKNAFRRKAMEYHPDQNQNNKEVAEAKFKEVMISYEAIKVERQNGSC